One part of the Janthinobacterium sp. 17J80-10 genome encodes these proteins:
- a CDS encoding response regulator, with translation MLEKSEILHAAILIVDDQEANVLLLEQMLRNSGYLQISSTRDPQSVAELHRKNRYDLILLDLQMPEMDGFEVMEKLKPLEAEGYLPVLVITAQPGHKLRALQAGAKDFVSKPFDLVEVQTRIHNMLEVRLLYQKLDNYNRLLEQTVQERTAELRESEARFRSFTELSSDWYWEQDALGKFTKVFGPVFEMLGIAPDQMLGSTTTILDGWNAAERAMLESNIAARKPFLDLIYSRTIADGTIQYLQVSGEPIFDTASRFVGYRGVGMDVTHRMLAAR, from the coding sequence GTGTTAGAAAAGTCAGAAATATTACATGCCGCTATCTTGATCGTGGATGATCAAGAGGCCAACGTCCTGCTGCTCGAGCAAATGCTGCGCAATTCCGGCTATCTGCAGATTTCATCGACGCGCGACCCACAGTCAGTGGCAGAGTTGCACCGTAAAAATCGCTACGACCTGATTCTGCTTGATCTGCAAATGCCGGAGATGGATGGCTTCGAAGTCATGGAGAAGTTAAAGCCGTTGGAGGCGGAAGGTTATTTGCCTGTACTAGTGATCACCGCGCAACCGGGGCACAAGCTGCGGGCGTTGCAAGCCGGCGCTAAAGATTTTGTCAGCAAGCCATTCGACCTGGTCGAAGTGCAGACCCGCATTCACAACATGCTGGAAGTGCGTCTGCTCTATCAAAAGCTTGATAACTACAACAGGCTACTTGAACAAACAGTGCAAGAACGCACGGCAGAATTGCGCGAGAGCGAAGCCCGGTTTCGCAGTTTTACGGAATTGTCGTCGGACTGGTATTGGGAGCAAGATGCTCTCGGAAAATTCACCAAAGTGTTTGGCCCCGTATTTGAGATGCTTGGCATTGCGCCAGACCAAATGCTAGGTTCCACCACTACGATACTGGATGGCTGGAATGCGGCTGAGCGGGCAATGCTCGAATCGAATATCGCCGCCCGCAAGCCATTTTTGGATCTCATTTATAGCCGCACCATTGCCGACGGCACGATTCAGTATCTGCAAGTCAGCGGTGAGCCGATTTTCGATA
- a CDS encoding PAS domain S-box protein has protein sequence MQVISMISTNKNAPGERLMLVGFGMTLTVLLLVGGIALNTAAQSTTLVKIIEGGVVVLLAALTFIYVRILRVMAARLKIERALQEAQQPLLKEGALQHAIFNSANFSCIATDPQGVIQIFNVGAERMLGYGAIDAVKKMTPADILEPQVLTARAAALSVELRRPVAAGFEALVAKATQGVEDIYEMTYIHKDGSRFPVVVSVAPLRDEADHLIGYMFIGTDNSQRKRVEAEQALLDQRLRDQQYYTRSLIESNIDALMTTDPRGIISDVNQQMELLTGTSREDLIGAPFKNYFTDPARAEAAITQVLQEGKVTNYELTALSRDGKQTVVSYNATTFHDRDRNLQGVFAAARDVTERKQFEHALQETNAALEGARAIAEKANLAKSEFLSSMSHELRTPLNAVLGFAQLMASDTPPPSKAQKQSIDQILQAGWYLLRLINEILDLAMIESGKVTMSQEAMSLADVLQDCQAMIEPQAQKRQIRMTFPSFDKHFYVHADRTRVKQVLINLLANAIKYNRDGGAVTVECALVGLNRVRVSVADTGAGLSEEQVAQLFQPFNRLGQANGSEEGTGIGLVVTKQLIELMGGEIGVSSTVGAGSVFWFDLAASSAPALALGSSESLGDDSRLSAAEARAPLRTLLYVEDNPANLVLVEQLIARRSDLKLLTAVDGHLGVELARTYQPDLILMDINLPGISGFDALEILRNDASTAHIPIIALSANAVPRDVKRGLDAGFFRYLTKPIKVPEFMDALDVALRRAAEIGATRKSELLP, from the coding sequence ATGCAAGTGATTTCAATGATCTCTACCAATAAAAATGCGCCGGGCGAACGATTGATGCTGGTCGGTTTCGGCATGACACTGACGGTATTGTTGCTGGTCGGCGGCATCGCCCTGAATACTGCCGCCCAATCCACCACGCTTGTCAAAATCATTGAAGGTGGTGTGGTGGTGCTGTTGGCGGCGCTAACCTTTATCTATGTGCGGATTCTCCGGGTAATGGCGGCGCGGTTGAAGATCGAACGCGCGTTGCAGGAAGCGCAACAGCCCTTGCTGAAAGAAGGCGCACTGCAACATGCCATTTTCAATAGCGCAAATTTTTCCTGCATCGCGACCGATCCGCAGGGCGTCATCCAGATCTTTAATGTCGGTGCTGAGCGCATGCTGGGTTATGGCGCAATCGACGCGGTCAAGAAAATGACGCCGGCCGACATTTTGGAGCCGCAGGTGTTGACTGCTCGGGCCGCCGCACTGAGCGTGGAATTGAGACGTCCTGTTGCCGCCGGCTTTGAAGCGCTGGTCGCCAAGGCCACACAAGGCGTCGAAGATATTTATGAAATGACCTATATTCACAAGGATGGCAGTCGCTTTCCGGTCGTGGTTTCGGTGGCCCCGTTGCGGGATGAGGCGGATCACTTGATTGGTTATATGTTCATCGGTACGGACAATTCGCAGCGCAAGCGGGTCGAAGCCGAACAAGCGCTGCTTGACCAGCGGCTGCGGGATCAACAGTATTACACCCGTTCGCTGATCGAGTCGAATATCGATGCACTGATGACGACTGATCCGCGTGGCATCATCAGCGATGTCAATCAACAAATGGAGCTGTTGACCGGTACTTCCCGCGAGGATTTGATCGGTGCACCGTTTAAAAATTATTTCACGGATCCCGCGCGGGCAGAAGCCGCCATCACACAAGTTCTGCAAGAAGGCAAAGTCACTAATTACGAATTGACGGCCTTGTCCCGCGACGGCAAACAAACCGTGGTGTCGTATAACGCGACCACCTTTCATGACCGCGATCGAAACTTGCAAGGCGTTTTTGCCGCGGCACGCGACGTCACCGAACGTAAGCAGTTCGAGCATGCTTTGCAGGAAACGAATGCCGCCTTGGAAGGCGCCCGCGCGATCGCCGAAAAAGCGAACCTGGCCAAGTCAGAATTTCTTTCCAGCATGAGTCACGAGCTCCGTACGCCGCTCAACGCCGTGCTCGGCTTTGCGCAGCTAATGGCATCAGATACGCCGCCACCTTCGAAGGCGCAAAAGCAGTCAATCGATCAGATTCTGCAGGCAGGCTGGTATTTGCTGCGCCTGATTAATGAAATTCTTGATCTGGCGATGATCGAGTCGGGCAAGGTGACAATGTCGCAAGAGGCCATGTCTTTGGCCGACGTATTGCAAGATTGCCAGGCCATGATTGAGCCGCAGGCGCAAAAGCGGCAGATTCGCATGACCTTCCCGTCGTTTGACAAGCATTTTTATGTTCACGCAGACCGCACCAGGGTCAAGCAAGTGCTGATCAATCTGCTGGCCAATGCAATTAAATACAATCGCGATGGCGGTGCTGTCACCGTCGAATGCGCGTTGGTCGGTTTGAACCGTGTGCGCGTCAGTGTCGCGGACACGGGCGCCGGCTTGAGCGAGGAACAAGTTGCACAGCTCTTTCAGCCATTTAACCGGCTCGGGCAGGCCAATGGCAGCGAAGAAGGAACCGGCATTGGTTTGGTTGTTACCAAGCAATTGATTGAATTGATGGGCGGTGAAATTGGCGTATCCAGCACGGTTGGTGCCGGCAGCGTGTTCTGGTTTGACCTGGCGGCATCGAGCGCACCTGCGCTGGCGCTCGGTAGCAGCGAGAGTCTTGGCGACGACAGCCGGCTTAGCGCGGCCGAGGCTCGGGCGCCGCTGCGCACCCTGCTGTATGTTGAAGATAATCCTGCCAACCTGGTGCTGGTAGAACAATTGATTGCGCGGCGCAGTGATTTGAAATTATTGACTGCGGTGGACGGCCATCTCGGCGTGGAGCTTGCGCGCACCTATCAGCCAGACTTGATTTTGATGGACATTAATTTGCCAGGCATCAGCGGCTTTGATGCCCTGGAAATTTTACGTAACGATGCGAGCACGGCGCATATCCCGATCATTGCACTATCTGCCAATGCGGTGCCGCGTGACGTAAAGAGAGGACTGGATGCGGGCTTCTTCCGCTACCTGACCAAGCCAATCAAGGTGCCGGAATTTATGGATGCGCTGGACGTCGCCTTGCGTCGTGCGGCGGAGATTGGCGCAACGCGTAAGTCTGAACTGCTACCGTAA
- a CDS encoding Crp/Fnr family transcriptional regulator yields MSSIHDPNQNHLLAAMLDAEFSRLLPHLELVPMLLGDVLYESGGKLQFVYFPTTAIVSLHYLLENGGSSEMAGVGNEGILGISIFMGGDTTSSRAVVQTGGHGYRLKAHLLLEEFNRAGPVMRLLLRYTQALMTQMSQTAVCNRHHSVEQQLCRWLLLTIDRIPATELTITQELIANMLGVRREGVTEAAGKLQNCGYIRYRRGHITVANRAGLEKNVCECYAVVKKEFARLLSDTRQRQIQPPGAGFS; encoded by the coding sequence ATGTCCAGTATCCACGATCCTAATCAAAACCACCTCTTGGCAGCCATGCTCGACGCGGAATTTTCGCGCCTGTTGCCTCACCTGGAATTAGTGCCGATGCTCCTTGGTGACGTTCTCTATGAATCCGGCGGCAAGCTCCAATTTGTTTATTTTCCGACCACGGCGATCGTATCGCTGCATTATTTGCTGGAAAACGGCGGATCGTCTGAAATGGCTGGTGTCGGCAATGAAGGCATACTCGGCATTTCTATTTTCATGGGTGGCGATACGACGTCAAGTCGTGCGGTGGTGCAAACTGGCGGTCATGGGTACCGCTTGAAAGCGCATCTTCTTCTGGAAGAATTCAATCGTGCCGGTCCGGTCATGCGCCTTCTGCTGCGCTATACCCAGGCACTGATGACGCAGATGTCGCAGACGGCAGTGTGCAACCGCCATCACTCGGTCGAGCAGCAACTCTGCCGCTGGCTGTTGCTGACGATCGACCGTATACCGGCAACTGAGTTGACAATTACGCAGGAACTGATCGCCAACATGCTGGGGGTGCGGCGTGAAGGCGTGACTGAAGCCGCCGGCAAGCTGCAAAACTGTGGCTACATCCGTTATCGACGGGGACACATTACCGTGGCCAACCGGGCCGGTCTTGAAAAAAATGTCTGCGAATGTTACGCCGTCGTCAAAAAAGAGTTCGCGCGCCTGCTATCCGATACCCGCCAGCGTCAAATACAGCCGCCAGGCGCAGGATTTTCGTGA
- a CDS encoding glycine zipper 2TM domain-containing protein: MRNTASQSTCQTSYNNKGTTMNTVNKRSLHPMMMAACIGLFVFCAVGIAAMMGWIPNSIGKNPEASALIADNKPAEVEKPRHVAQAVKQQAAPVRVASAVKASCSQCGIVESVHAIETRGTGSGVGAVGGAVVGGLLGNQVGGGNGKKAMTVVGALGGAVAGHEIEKSARANISYETVVRMENGSIRTIANATQPSWQSGDHVKVIDGVIRSS, translated from the coding sequence TTGCGTAACACGGCAAGCCAATCAACTTGCCAAACTTCATATAACAACAAGGGAACCACCATGAACACTGTAAATAAGCGCTCGCTCCATCCGATGATGATGGCCGCCTGCATTGGTCTTTTCGTATTTTGCGCGGTAGGCATCGCCGCAATGATGGGATGGATACCGAATTCGATTGGGAAAAATCCCGAAGCCTCTGCACTGATCGCCGACAACAAGCCCGCCGAAGTTGAAAAGCCACGGCACGTGGCGCAGGCAGTGAAACAACAAGCCGCACCGGTGCGCGTGGCAAGCGCTGTGAAGGCAAGTTGCAGTCAATGCGGCATTGTGGAATCAGTTCACGCCATTGAAACACGTGGCACAGGCAGCGGTGTCGGCGCCGTCGGCGGCGCCGTCGTCGGTGGCCTGTTGGGAAATCAGGTCGGTGGCGGCAATGGCAAAAAAGCCATGACAGTCGTCGGCGCGCTAGGTGGCGCGGTGGCCGGCCATGAAATCGAAAAAAGCGCCAGAGCCAATATCAGCTATGAAACCGTCGTCCGCATGGAAAACGGCTCAATCCGCACCATTGCCAATGCAACGCAGCCTTCATGGCAAAGCGGCGACCACGTCAAAGTGATCGATGGTGTTATCCGCTCAAGCTAG
- a CDS encoding lmo0937 family membrane protein: MLYTIAVVLVILWLLGLVTSFTVGGLIHVLLVIAVVVVLLRIISGRKPL, encoded by the coding sequence ATGTTATATACCATTGCAGTTGTCCTGGTGATCTTGTGGCTTCTTGGCCTGGTGACCTCCTTTACCGTTGGCGGATTGATTCACGTTCTTTTGGTCATTGCAGTCGTGGTCGTTCTGCTGCGCATTATCAGCGGCAGAAAGCCGCTTTAA
- the cls gene encoding cardiolipin synthase: MKPGAAGGRQAPFRASCAINFKRLIHAIGAGCAILLTTACASLPEVPYRDDALISVASPTVANAQGDMRPAKSNALIARRWHGARISHADVREVAVREEAATGSSLITGNKVTLLYDGPQTMAAMIEAISNARHHIHLETYIFDQDDLGMKFADLLIARQRAGVQVAITYDSVGTFGTPQAFFDKMRDAGIHLLAFNPVNPLKLIGPWLPNNRDHRKILIVDGSVGFTGGVNISGDYSTSSLFRSSARRDEKVGWRDTHIKIEGPAVAALQTVFLESRASQNAPDLPDRMFFPPQIEAGDKLVRVLASEPGGDHEIYKAYMLAIEGAQHTVHITSAYFVPDAQILQALNAAARRGVDVRIILPGVTDSSLVFHAARSYYAEMLESGIRIYQLQVAILHAKTAVVDKMWSTVGSTNIDTRSFLHNSEINLVVMGEEFGAAMEAAFTEDLRNSVEITPGKWQRRGTGDRLKEWAARQLAYWL; this comes from the coding sequence ATGAAGCCGGGCGCAGCAGGCGGTCGGCAGGCGCCATTCCGCGCCAGTTGCGCCATTAACTTCAAGCGACTGATCCATGCAATCGGTGCCGGCTGCGCCATACTGCTGACAACAGCATGCGCATCCTTGCCCGAGGTGCCTTACCGTGATGATGCGCTGATCTCCGTGGCTAGCCCGACGGTGGCCAATGCGCAAGGCGACATGAGGCCGGCAAAATCAAACGCGCTCATTGCCAGGCGTTGGCACGGCGCGCGCATCTCGCATGCCGACGTTAGGGAAGTCGCGGTGCGCGAAGAGGCAGCGACCGGAAGTTCTCTTATCACCGGCAATAAAGTCACGCTGCTCTACGATGGTCCGCAAACCATGGCGGCAATGATTGAGGCGATCAGTAACGCCCGTCACCATATTCATCTGGAAACCTATATTTTCGATCAAGACGATCTCGGCATGAAGTTTGCGGACCTCTTGATCGCCCGCCAAAGGGCAGGGGTGCAGGTCGCCATCACCTACGATAGCGTCGGCACCTTTGGCACACCGCAAGCGTTTTTTGACAAAATGCGTGATGCCGGCATCCACCTGCTCGCGTTTAATCCGGTCAATCCACTGAAACTGATCGGGCCGTGGCTGCCGAATAACCGCGATCACCGGAAAATTCTTATCGTCGACGGCAGCGTTGGATTTACTGGCGGCGTCAATATCAGTGGCGATTATTCGACCAGTTCGCTATTTCGCTCGTCTGCCCGCCGCGATGAAAAAGTGGGCTGGCGCGACACGCATATCAAAATTGAAGGCCCCGCCGTGGCGGCGCTGCAAACCGTTTTTCTGGAATCCCGGGCGAGCCAGAATGCGCCGGATTTGCCAGACAGGATGTTCTTTCCACCTCAGATCGAGGCTGGCGACAAGCTTGTGCGCGTGCTCGCCAGCGAACCCGGCGGCGACCATGAAATCTACAAGGCCTACATGCTGGCAATTGAAGGCGCGCAGCACACGGTGCATATCACCAGCGCTTACTTCGTGCCGGATGCACAGATTTTGCAGGCATTGAACGCAGCAGCGCGCCGTGGCGTCGACGTCAGGATTATTTTGCCAGGCGTGACCGACAGTAGCCTGGTGTTTCATGCAGCGCGATCTTATTACGCTGAAATGTTGGAAAGCGGGATCAGAATCTATCAGTTGCAAGTCGCTATCTTGCATGCCAAAACCGCGGTCGTCGACAAAATGTGGTCGACCGTCGGTTCAACCAATATCGACACCAGAAGTTTTTTACACAACAGTGAAATCAATCTGGTGGTGATGGGGGAAGAGTTTGGCGCAGCAATGGAGGCCGCGTTTACGGAAGATTTGCGCAACTCGGTCGAAATCACTCCTGGCAAATGGCAGCGGCGAGGCACTGGTGACAGGCTGAAGGAATGGGCCGCACGACAATTGGCTTATTGGCTCTGA
- a CDS encoding glycine zipper 2TM domain-containing protein, protein MKIAKTLLSGIVAMSVLMPLALLPGPVQAQQYNTSQSAPRIEGFNVDEARKLAPGVELDFTLYGTPGGAATMRIDGAMRNLTLVEIEPGRYEGSYTISSRDKIVARSPVTANLRVGNQVASAVLNESLQIGVGYHSAKAAPGPQPVIGRFDVVQSRDLSRGDDLQFTVRGTPGAKVDLVIEGVKGKIYLPEVSSGEYANTYTIRTRDRIAANSVVTAYLHIGERTTSAKLGKALQNVAAAPAPADRICATCGTIEAINLIEVKGDGNYLGTIGGGVVGALLGRQVGGGNGRTAAQIAGAVGGAYAGNRIQANMSKTSHYEIVVRSQNGATQIIPSETEPVYRVGDKVKITDGVMART, encoded by the coding sequence ATGAAAATCGCAAAAACGCTTTTGAGTGGCATAGTTGCCATGTCGGTACTGATGCCGCTGGCCTTGTTGCCTGGCCCGGTTCAGGCGCAACAATATAATACAAGCCAATCCGCGCCCAGGATCGAAGGCTTTAACGTCGATGAGGCGCGCAAACTCGCGCCCGGCGTGGAATTGGACTTTACCCTGTACGGCACCCCGGGAGGCGCAGCCACCATGCGTATCGACGGCGCCATGCGCAATCTCACGCTGGTGGAAATTGAGCCCGGCCGTTATGAAGGCAGCTATACGATCAGCAGCCGTGACAAAATCGTTGCGCGCAGCCCGGTCACCGCCAACCTGCGCGTCGGCAATCAAGTGGCCAGCGCCGTGTTGAATGAATCCCTGCAAATCGGTGTCGGCTATCACAGCGCCAAAGCCGCGCCTGGACCGCAGCCTGTCATCGGGCGCTTCGACGTGGTCCAATCGCGCGACCTGTCGCGCGGCGACGACTTGCAATTTACAGTGCGTGGAACACCGGGGGCCAAAGTCGACTTGGTAATCGAAGGCGTCAAGGGAAAAATCTATCTGCCTGAAGTAAGCAGCGGCGAGTACGCCAATACCTATACCATTCGCACTCGCGATCGAATCGCTGCAAATAGCGTCGTCACCGCCTATTTGCACATCGGAGAGCGCACCACCAGCGCCAAGCTGGGAAAAGCCTTGCAAAATGTCGCGGCGGCGCCGGCACCTGCTGATCGCATCTGCGCCACCTGTGGCACGATCGAAGCAATCAACCTCATTGAAGTCAAGGGAGACGGCAACTACCTGGGTACTATCGGTGGCGGTGTTGTCGGCGCCTTGCTGGGCCGGCAAGTCGGCGGCGGCAACGGCCGTACCGCTGCGCAAATTGCGGGCGCCGTCGGCGGTGCTTATGCCGGCAATAGGATTCAAGCCAACATGAGCAAGACGAGCCACTACGAAATCGTGGTGCGTTCGCAAAACGGCGCGACCCAAATCATCCCCTCGGAAACGGAACCGGTCTATCGCGTCGGCGACAAGGTGAAGATCACCGACGGCGTCATGGCGCGCACATAA
- a CDS encoding DUF3185 family protein has translation MNKSISLAILAGGIMLLLFGISEMNSFNSSIARIFNGAPSDRSIWMLIGGVMMTVAGAAGLALASRKA, from the coding sequence ATGAATAAATCAATCTCGTTAGCGATTCTTGCCGGCGGCATCATGTTGCTGCTTTTCGGTATCAGTGAAATGAACTCCTTCAATTCCAGCATTGCCAGGATTTTTAATGGCGCGCCCAGCGATCGTTCGATCTGGATGCTGATCGGTGGGGTCATGATGACAGTAGCCGGTGCTGCGGGCTTGGCACTGGCATCGCGTAAAGCTTGA